In Erigeron canadensis isolate Cc75 chromosome 1, C_canadensis_v1, whole genome shotgun sequence, a single window of DNA contains:
- the LOC122585312 gene encoding capsanthin/capsorubin synthase, chromoplastic-like translates to METVITPLSFPSPSLIFNKPLPPSSFWPLTTTSPFSFLKSHKNLSHKVQNSKNGNFLDLIPENKSEPIKFDVDWLDPSHKARFDLIVIGCGPAGLCLAERVARYGIKVCCVDPDPLSMWPNNYGSWIDELSCLGLDDCFDKTWPMASIHINDHKSKYLDRPYGRINRKTLKMKLLEGCVSNGVKFHKAKVWKVDHQEFESSIVCDDGNEFKASLIVDASGFASSFVKYDKPRNHGYQIAHGILAEVDEHPFDLDKMLLMDWRDSHLGNEPHLRVSNSRFPTFLYAMPFDSNLVFLEETSLVSRPVLSYKEIKLRMVARLRHMGIKVKRVIESEKCLIPMGGPLPVIPQPVMGIGGNAGLAHPSTGYMVAKTLTLAPILAESIVQCLGSTRMIRGQPLYHRVWNGLWPIERRLTREYYTFGMETLLKLDLQGTRSFFDAFFDLNPEYWHGFLSSRLSLTELAKLSLSLFGHASSSSKYDIVTKCPVPLVKMMGNLVVESI, encoded by the coding sequence ATGGAAACAGTAATAACTCCATTATCATTCCCTTCACCTTCATTAATTTTCAACAAACCATTACCACCTTCTTCTTTTTGGCCACTAACAACAACCTCTCCATTTTCGTTTTTAAAATCTCATAAGAATCTTAGTCATAAAGTTCAAAACAGCAAGAACGGCAACTTTCTTGATTTGATCCCGGAAAACAAATCCGAACCAATTAAATTTGATGTTGATTGGCTTGACCCATCACACAAAGCCCGGTTTGACCTCATTGTCATTGGTTGTGGTCCAGCCGGGCTTTGTTTGGCAGAACGGGTTGCTAGATATGGGATCAAGGTTTGTTGTGTTGACCCTGACCCACTTTCTATGTGGCCTAATAATTATGGGTCTTGGATTGATGAATTATCTTGCTTAGGACTGGATGATTGTTTTGATAAAACATGGCCTATGGCTTCTATTCATATTAATGATCATAAAAGTAAGTATCTTGATAGGCCTTATGGTCGAATTAATCGAAAGACTTTGAAGATGAAGTTGCTTGAAGGGTGTGTTTCCAATGGGGTTAAGTTTCATAAAGCCAAAGTATGGAAAGTTGATCATCAAGAATTTGAGTCTTCTATTGTTTGTGATGATGGGAATGAATTTAAAGCAAGTTTGATTGTGGATGCAAGTGGTTTTGCAAGTTCTTTTGTTAAATATGATAAGCCTAGAAACCATGGTTACCAAATTGCTCATGGGATTTTAGCAGAAGTTGATGAGCATCCATTTGATCTTGACAAGATGCTACTCATGGATTGGAGAGATTCACATCTTGGAAATGAGCCTCATTTACGTGTTAGCAATTCAAGATTCCCAACTTTTTTGTATGCTATGCCATTTGACTCGAATTTGGTGTTTCTTGAAGAAACTTCATTGGTTAGTCGGCCCGTTTTATCTTACAAAGAGATCAAATTAAGAATGGTGGCAAGGTTAAGACATATGGGTATTAAAGTAAAAAGGGTTATTGAGAGTGAGAAGTGTTTGATCCCAATGGGTGGGCCACTTCCAGTGATTCCCCAACCCGTGATGGGAATTGGTGGAAATGCTGGTTTGGCCCACCCGTCAACAGGGTACATGGTGGCGAAAACATTGACCCTGGCCCCAATTCTGGCTGAGTCTATTGTCCAATGTCTTGGATCGACAAGGATGATCAGGGGTCAACCGCTTTATCATAGAGTGTGGAATGGGTTGTGGCCTATTGAGAGAAGATTAACAAGGGAGTATTATACATTTGGGATGGAGACACTTTTGAAGCTTGATTTGCAAGGAACAAGAAGCTTTTTTGATGCTTTCTTTGATTTAAATCCAGAATATTGGCATGGATTCTTGTCATCAAGATTGTCGCTTACGGAACTTGCTAAGCTTAGCTTGTCACTATTTGGGCATGCATCTAGCTCATCAAAATATGATATTGTTACAAAGTGTCCTGTTCCTTTAGTCAAGATGATGGGTAATTTGGTTGTTGAATCCATTTGA
- the LOC122600898 gene encoding casparian strip membrane protein 1-like, whose protein sequence is MDLSHSTKESGDIPMESKSAKTVPPPVVVAASKKAAKLPKVSRWKRCLGIFDFMLRLCAIAAALAAATAMGTTSQQLPFFTQFFQFKADYNDLPAFTYFVIANAMAGAYLVLSLPFSIVCIIRPHIIGARLMLLVFDTIAVPLVTSAASAAASIVYLAHNGNSNANWGAICRQFDDFCQRVSGAVVASFITALLFVVLVIVSAVALRKK, encoded by the exons ATGGATTTAAGCCATTCAACGAAAGAAAGTGGTGATATCCCGATGGAGTCCAAATCAGCAAAGACCGTCCCTCCTCCTGTCGTAGTAGCAGCCTCCAAAAAGGCAGCCAAACTGCCAAAAGTGTCAAGATGGAAAAGATGTCTTGGCATTTTTGACTTCATGCTTAGATTATGTGCCATAGCTGCTGCTTTGGCAGCTGCTACCGCTATGGGAACCACCAGCCAACAACTCCCTTTCTTCACCCAGTTTTTCCAGTTCAAAGCTGACTACAATGACCTCCCTGCTTTCAC GTATTTCGTCATTGCAAATGCCATGGCTGGTGCATACTTAGTCCTCTCATTGCCATTCTCAATAGTGTGTATCATTCGTCCACATATCATAGGAGCTAGGCTGATGCTTCTTGTTTTCGACACT ATTGCAGTGCCCTTGGTCACATCTGCTGCATCTGCTGCTGCGTCCATAGTCTACTTAGCACACAATGGAAATTCAAACGCGAATTGGGGGGCCATTTGTCGTCAATTTGATGACTTCTGCCAGCGTGTTAGCGGAGCAGTGGTGGCTTCCTTCATTACAGCACTCCTTTTCGTGGTTTTGGTCATTGTATCAGCAGTGGCTCTAAGAAAAAAGTGA